One window of Branchiostoma lanceolatum isolate klBraLanc5 chromosome 8, klBraLanc5.hap2, whole genome shotgun sequence genomic DNA carries:
- the LOC136439971 gene encoding CCR4-NOT transcription complex subunit 2-like isoform X3, with translation MTIPTSMAGMGQFGFQGPKENSPGSRKNMNLIGSGRKKGFGEEQDNEQYGDPTMYFQQVFPPQRPDKDQMSQFAGLYGNQGLGGMGALGMQVGPRGVANPQQQFNRSMSNSGVSNMPPVPAGMPPSSPSRGLLSMGPRGMVNQTQGMQGLNIPNRNNKMPSGLASPNSRSSPILNLQPQAPGNPTSLGALAGLGLSRNQPFSSQGLLGSMGSVGSGSGFSSAVKSDKQSANTSGNRKIGQMSGSTWEHPWTYDFPALSDRRGSESGSNTVGSNMPGRAYAGMVAKPPSEPQQEFTIHNEDFPALPGTQNQENNRDENANKTPTSTAVSSAGGMADFSWIKSDSPGFKQFKAVLANDEGGTGSDPAKFPVDKSQKRGIQTLPDGTVRNIPAGMVTDQFGMVGLLTFIRAAETDPNMVALALGSDLTTLGLNLNSPENLYNNFGGPWADHPCRAQDIDIPLHTFPDFHVPSEYLTNIHIRHKLAPIKLNRYGEDLLFFMFYTATQDVLQLAAAAELYNRDWRYHKEERVWITRAPGMEPHVKTNTYERGTYYFFDAQGWRKVAKEFHLDYDKLEDRPHLPATLHHNPAALA, from the exons ATGACAATACCTACCAGCATGGCTGGGATGGGACA GTTTGGATTTCAAGGACCGAAGGAAAACTCGCCTGGTAGCAGAAAAAACATGAATCTCATCGGCTCTGGAAGAAAAAAG GGGTTTGGAGAGGAGCAGGATAATGAGCAGTATGGGGATCCCACCATGTACTTCCAACAGGTCTTCCCTCCTCAGAGACCAGACAAAGATCAG ATGTCCCAGTTTGCTGGTCTCTATGGTAACCAGGGCCTTGGTG GTATGGGGGCACTAGGCATGCAGGTGGGGCCGCGAGGGGTGGCCAACCCCCAGCAACAGTTCAACAGGAGCATGTCCAACTCAGGGGTCAGCAACATGCCCCCTGTGCCTGCAGGCATGCCCCCTTCCTCTCCTAGCAG AGGGCTGTTGTCCATGGGTCCCCGTGGCATGGTTAACCAGACACAGGGCATGCAAGGACTCAACATTCCCAACAGGAACAACAAGATGCCGTCCGGGCTGGCCAGTCCAAATAGTCGCAGCTCGCCCATTCTTAATCTACAGCCTCAGGCACCTGG GAATCCCACGTCACTAGGAGCTCTAGCAGGTCTGGGTCTCAGTAGAAACCAACCTTTCAGCAGCCAG gGCCTATTGGGAAGTATGGGATCTGTTGGGAGTGGGTCAGGCTTCAGTAGCGCAG TAAAATCTGACAAACAGTCCGCTAACACGTCCGGCAACCGGAAGATTGGACAGATGAGCGGCAGCACCTGGGAACATCCCTGGACATACG ATTTCCCTGCTTTGAGTGATCGGCGTGGTAGTGAAAGTGGCTCCAATACCGTTGGTTCCAATATGCCTGGTAGAGCGTATG CTGGTATGGTGGCCAAACCCCCAAGTGAACCCCAGCAGGAGTTTACCATCCATAATGAAGACTTTCCAGCATTACCAGGGACACAGA ACCAAGAAAATAACAGAGATGAGAATGCAAACAAAACA CCCACAAGTACGGCAGTATCATCAGCGGGAG GTATGGCAGACTTCAGCTGGATAAAGTCAGACTCACCAGGGTTTAAACAGTTCAAAG CAGTTCTGGCAAACGATGAAGGAG GGACAGGGTCAGATCCGGCCAAGTTCCCAGTAGACAAGTCCCAGAAGAGAGGTATACAGACATTACCTGACG GCACGGTAAGAAACATCCCAGCAGGTATGGTAACGGACCAGTTTGGTATGGTAGGGCTCCTCACCTTCATACGGGCGGCGGAGACAGACCCCAACATGGTGGCGCTCGCGTTGGGGAGCGACCTCACCACACTAGGGCTCAACCTCAACTCTCCAGA GAACTTGTATAATAACTTTGGTGGGCCATGGGCAGACCACCCGTGCAGAGCACAAGATATAG ATATTCCGTTGCACACATTTCCAGACTTCCACGTCCCATCGGAGTACCTGACTAACATCCACATCAGGCACAAGTTGGCGCCCATCAAGCTGAACCGGTACGGCGAGGACCTGCTGTTCTTCATGTTCTACACGGCAACGCAGGACGTGCTGCAGTTAGCTGCCGCTGCAGAGTT GTACAACCGAGACTGGAGGTACCACAAGGAGGAGAGAGTGTGGATCACGAGAGCGCCCGGGATGGAGCCCCACGTCAAAACCAACACGTATGAGAGGGGGACGTACTACTTCTTTGATGCCCAGGGCTGGAGAAAGGTCGCCAAGGAGTTCCATTTAGACTACGACAAGTTGGAAGACCGGCCCCACCTGCCCGCAACGTTGCATCACAACCCAGCGGCCCTCGCATAA
- the LOC136439971 gene encoding CCR4-NOT transcription complex subunit 2-like isoform X7, whose product MTIPTSMAGMGQFGFQGPKENSPGSRKNMNLIGSGRKKGFGEEQDNEQYGDPTMYFQQVFPPQRPDKDQMSQFAGLYGNQGLGGMGALGMQVGPRGVANPQQQFNRSMSNSGVSNMPPVPAGMPPSSPSRGLLSMGPRGMVNQTQGMQGLNIPNRNNKMPSGLASPNSRSSPILNLQPQAPGNPTSLGALAGLGLSRNQPFSSQGLLGSMGSVGSGSGFSSAVKSDKQSANTSGNRKIGQMSGSTWEHPWTYDFPALSDRRGSESGSNTVGSNMPGRAYAGMVAKPPSEPQQEFTIHNEDFPALPGTQNQENNRDENANKTPTSTAVSSAGGMADFSWIKSDSPGFKQFKGTGSDPAKFPVDKSQKRGIQTLPDGTVRNIPAGMVTDQFGMVGLLTFIRAAETDPNMVALALGSDLTTLGLNLNSPENLYNNFGGPWADHPCRAQDIDIPLHTFPDFHVPSEYLTNIHIRHKLAPIKLNRYGEDLLFFMFYTATQDVLQLAAAAELYNRDWRYHKEERVWITRAPGMEPHVKTNTYERGTYYFFDAQGWRKVAKEFHLDYDKLEDRPHLPATLHHNPAALA is encoded by the exons ATGACAATACCTACCAGCATGGCTGGGATGGGACA GTTTGGATTTCAAGGACCGAAGGAAAACTCGCCTGGTAGCAGAAAAAACATGAATCTCATCGGCTCTGGAAGAAAAAAG GGGTTTGGAGAGGAGCAGGATAATGAGCAGTATGGGGATCCCACCATGTACTTCCAACAGGTCTTCCCTCCTCAGAGACCAGACAAAGATCAG ATGTCCCAGTTTGCTGGTCTCTATGGTAACCAGGGCCTTGGTG GTATGGGGGCACTAGGCATGCAGGTGGGGCCGCGAGGGGTGGCCAACCCCCAGCAACAGTTCAACAGGAGCATGTCCAACTCAGGGGTCAGCAACATGCCCCCTGTGCCTGCAGGCATGCCCCCTTCCTCTCCTAGCAG AGGGCTGTTGTCCATGGGTCCCCGTGGCATGGTTAACCAGACACAGGGCATGCAAGGACTCAACATTCCCAACAGGAACAACAAGATGCCGTCCGGGCTGGCCAGTCCAAATAGTCGCAGCTCGCCCATTCTTAATCTACAGCCTCAGGCACCTGG GAATCCCACGTCACTAGGAGCTCTAGCAGGTCTGGGTCTCAGTAGAAACCAACCTTTCAGCAGCCAG gGCCTATTGGGAAGTATGGGATCTGTTGGGAGTGGGTCAGGCTTCAGTAGCGCAG TAAAATCTGACAAACAGTCCGCTAACACGTCCGGCAACCGGAAGATTGGACAGATGAGCGGCAGCACCTGGGAACATCCCTGGACATACG ATTTCCCTGCTTTGAGTGATCGGCGTGGTAGTGAAAGTGGCTCCAATACCGTTGGTTCCAATATGCCTGGTAGAGCGTATG CTGGTATGGTGGCCAAACCCCCAAGTGAACCCCAGCAGGAGTTTACCATCCATAATGAAGACTTTCCAGCATTACCAGGGACACAGA ACCAAGAAAATAACAGAGATGAGAATGCAAACAAAACA CCCACAAGTACGGCAGTATCATCAGCGGGAG GTATGGCAGACTTCAGCTGGATAAAGTCAGACTCACCAGGGTTTAAACAGTTCAAAG GGACAGGGTCAGATCCGGCCAAGTTCCCAGTAGACAAGTCCCAGAAGAGAGGTATACAGACATTACCTGACG GCACGGTAAGAAACATCCCAGCAGGTATGGTAACGGACCAGTTTGGTATGGTAGGGCTCCTCACCTTCATACGGGCGGCGGAGACAGACCCCAACATGGTGGCGCTCGCGTTGGGGAGCGACCTCACCACACTAGGGCTCAACCTCAACTCTCCAGA GAACTTGTATAATAACTTTGGTGGGCCATGGGCAGACCACCCGTGCAGAGCACAAGATATAG ATATTCCGTTGCACACATTTCCAGACTTCCACGTCCCATCGGAGTACCTGACTAACATCCACATCAGGCACAAGTTGGCGCCCATCAAGCTGAACCGGTACGGCGAGGACCTGCTGTTCTTCATGTTCTACACGGCAACGCAGGACGTGCTGCAGTTAGCTGCCGCTGCAGAGTT GTACAACCGAGACTGGAGGTACCACAAGGAGGAGAGAGTGTGGATCACGAGAGCGCCCGGGATGGAGCCCCACGTCAAAACCAACACGTATGAGAGGGGGACGTACTACTTCTTTGATGCCCAGGGCTGGAGAAAGGTCGCCAAGGAGTTCCATTTAGACTACGACAAGTTGGAAGACCGGCCCCACCTGCCCGCAACGTTGCATCACAACCCAGCGGCCCTCGCATAA
- the LOC136439971 gene encoding CCR4-NOT transcription complex subunit 2-like isoform X6, which translates to MTIPTSMAGMGQFGFQGPKENSPGSRKNMNLIGSGRKKGFGEEQDNEQYGDPTMYFQQVFPPQRPDKDQMSQFAGLYGNQGLGGMGALGMQVGPRGVANPQQQFNRSMSNSGVSNMPPVPAGMPPSSPSRGLLSMGPRGMVNQTQGMQGLNIPNRNNKMPSGLASPNSRSSPILNLQPQAPGNPTSLGALAGLGLSRNQPFSSQGLLGSMGSVGSGSGFSSAVKSDKQSANTSGNRKIGQMSGSTWEHPWTYDFPALSDRRGSESGSNTVGSNMPGRAYAGMVAKPPSEPQQEFTIHNEDFPALPGTQNQENNRDENANKTPTSTAVSSAGGMADFSWIKSDSPGFKQFKVLANDEGGTGSDPAKFPVDKSQKRGIQTLPDGTVRNIPAGMVTDQFGMVGLLTFIRAAETDPNMVALALGSDLTTLGLNLNSPENLYNNFGGPWADHPCRAQDIDIPLHTFPDFHVPSEYLTNIHIRHKLAPIKLNRYGEDLLFFMFYTATQDVLQLAAAAELYNRDWRYHKEERVWITRAPGMEPHVKTNTYERGTYYFFDAQGWRKVAKEFHLDYDKLEDRPHLPATLHHNPAALA; encoded by the exons ATGACAATACCTACCAGCATGGCTGGGATGGGACA GTTTGGATTTCAAGGACCGAAGGAAAACTCGCCTGGTAGCAGAAAAAACATGAATCTCATCGGCTCTGGAAGAAAAAAG GGGTTTGGAGAGGAGCAGGATAATGAGCAGTATGGGGATCCCACCATGTACTTCCAACAGGTCTTCCCTCCTCAGAGACCAGACAAAGATCAG ATGTCCCAGTTTGCTGGTCTCTATGGTAACCAGGGCCTTGGTG GTATGGGGGCACTAGGCATGCAGGTGGGGCCGCGAGGGGTGGCCAACCCCCAGCAACAGTTCAACAGGAGCATGTCCAACTCAGGGGTCAGCAACATGCCCCCTGTGCCTGCAGGCATGCCCCCTTCCTCTCCTAGCAG AGGGCTGTTGTCCATGGGTCCCCGTGGCATGGTTAACCAGACACAGGGCATGCAAGGACTCAACATTCCCAACAGGAACAACAAGATGCCGTCCGGGCTGGCCAGTCCAAATAGTCGCAGCTCGCCCATTCTTAATCTACAGCCTCAGGCACCTGG GAATCCCACGTCACTAGGAGCTCTAGCAGGTCTGGGTCTCAGTAGAAACCAACCTTTCAGCAGCCAG gGCCTATTGGGAAGTATGGGATCTGTTGGGAGTGGGTCAGGCTTCAGTAGCGCAG TAAAATCTGACAAACAGTCCGCTAACACGTCCGGCAACCGGAAGATTGGACAGATGAGCGGCAGCACCTGGGAACATCCCTGGACATACG ATTTCCCTGCTTTGAGTGATCGGCGTGGTAGTGAAAGTGGCTCCAATACCGTTGGTTCCAATATGCCTGGTAGAGCGTATG CTGGTATGGTGGCCAAACCCCCAAGTGAACCCCAGCAGGAGTTTACCATCCATAATGAAGACTTTCCAGCATTACCAGGGACACAGA ACCAAGAAAATAACAGAGATGAGAATGCAAACAAAACA CCCACAAGTACGGCAGTATCATCAGCGGGAG GTATGGCAGACTTCAGCTGGATAAAGTCAGACTCACCAGGGTTTAAACAGTTCAAAG TTCTGGCAAACGATGAAGGAG GGACAGGGTCAGATCCGGCCAAGTTCCCAGTAGACAAGTCCCAGAAGAGAGGTATACAGACATTACCTGACG GCACGGTAAGAAACATCCCAGCAGGTATGGTAACGGACCAGTTTGGTATGGTAGGGCTCCTCACCTTCATACGGGCGGCGGAGACAGACCCCAACATGGTGGCGCTCGCGTTGGGGAGCGACCTCACCACACTAGGGCTCAACCTCAACTCTCCAGA GAACTTGTATAATAACTTTGGTGGGCCATGGGCAGACCACCCGTGCAGAGCACAAGATATAG ATATTCCGTTGCACACATTTCCAGACTTCCACGTCCCATCGGAGTACCTGACTAACATCCACATCAGGCACAAGTTGGCGCCCATCAAGCTGAACCGGTACGGCGAGGACCTGCTGTTCTTCATGTTCTACACGGCAACGCAGGACGTGCTGCAGTTAGCTGCCGCTGCAGAGTT GTACAACCGAGACTGGAGGTACCACAAGGAGGAGAGAGTGTGGATCACGAGAGCGCCCGGGATGGAGCCCCACGTCAAAACCAACACGTATGAGAGGGGGACGTACTACTTCTTTGATGCCCAGGGCTGGAGAAAGGTCGCCAAGGAGTTCCATTTAGACTACGACAAGTTGGAAGACCGGCCCCACCTGCCCGCAACGTTGCATCACAACCCAGCGGCCCTCGCATAA
- the LOC136439971 gene encoding CCR4-NOT transcription complex subunit 2-like isoform X9, with translation MNLIGSGRKKGFGEEQDNEQYGDPTMYFQQVFPPQRPDKDQMSQFAGLYGNQGLGGMGALGMQVGPRGVANPQQQFNRSMSNSGVSNMPPVPAGMPPSSPSRGLLSMGPRGMVNQTQGMQGLNIPNRNNKMPSGLASPNSRSSPILNLQPQAPGNPTSLGALAGLGLSRNQPFSSQGLLGSMGSVGSGSGFSSAVKSDKQSANTSGNRKIGQMSGSTWEHPWTYDFPALSDRRGSESGSNTVGSNMPGRAYAGMVAKPPSEPQQEFTIHNEDFPALPGTQNQENNRDENANKTPTSTAVSSAGALSLPPQGMADFSWIKSDSPGFKQFKAVLANDEGGTGSDPAKFPVDKSQKRGIQTLPDGTVRNIPAGMVTDQFGMVGLLTFIRAAETDPNMVALALGSDLTTLGLNLNSPENLYNNFGGPWADHPCRAQDIDIPLHTFPDFHVPSEYLTNIHIRHKLAPIKLNRYGEDLLFFMFYTATQDVLQLAAAAELYNRDWRYHKEERVWITRAPGMEPHVKTNTYERGTYYFFDAQGWRKVAKEFHLDYDKLEDRPHLPATLHHNPAALA, from the exons ATGAATCTCATCGGCTCTGGAAGAAAAAAG GGGTTTGGAGAGGAGCAGGATAATGAGCAGTATGGGGATCCCACCATGTACTTCCAACAGGTCTTCCCTCCTCAGAGACCAGACAAAGATCAG ATGTCCCAGTTTGCTGGTCTCTATGGTAACCAGGGCCTTGGTG GTATGGGGGCACTAGGCATGCAGGTGGGGCCGCGAGGGGTGGCCAACCCCCAGCAACAGTTCAACAGGAGCATGTCCAACTCAGGGGTCAGCAACATGCCCCCTGTGCCTGCAGGCATGCCCCCTTCCTCTCCTAGCAG AGGGCTGTTGTCCATGGGTCCCCGTGGCATGGTTAACCAGACACAGGGCATGCAAGGACTCAACATTCCCAACAGGAACAACAAGATGCCGTCCGGGCTGGCCAGTCCAAATAGTCGCAGCTCGCCCATTCTTAATCTACAGCCTCAGGCACCTGG GAATCCCACGTCACTAGGAGCTCTAGCAGGTCTGGGTCTCAGTAGAAACCAACCTTTCAGCAGCCAG gGCCTATTGGGAAGTATGGGATCTGTTGGGAGTGGGTCAGGCTTCAGTAGCGCAG TAAAATCTGACAAACAGTCCGCTAACACGTCCGGCAACCGGAAGATTGGACAGATGAGCGGCAGCACCTGGGAACATCCCTGGACATACG ATTTCCCTGCTTTGAGTGATCGGCGTGGTAGTGAAAGTGGCTCCAATACCGTTGGTTCCAATATGCCTGGTAGAGCGTATG CTGGTATGGTGGCCAAACCCCCAAGTGAACCCCAGCAGGAGTTTACCATCCATAATGAAGACTTTCCAGCATTACCAGGGACACAGA ACCAAGAAAATAACAGAGATGAGAATGCAAACAAAACA CCCACAAGTACGGCAGTATCATCAGCGGGAG CTCTCTCCCTTCCACCCCAAGGTATGGCAGACTTCAGCTGGATAAAGTCAGACTCACCAGGGTTTAAACAGTTCAAAG CAGTTCTGGCAAACGATGAAGGAG GGACAGGGTCAGATCCGGCCAAGTTCCCAGTAGACAAGTCCCAGAAGAGAGGTATACAGACATTACCTGACG GCACGGTAAGAAACATCCCAGCAGGTATGGTAACGGACCAGTTTGGTATGGTAGGGCTCCTCACCTTCATACGGGCGGCGGAGACAGACCCCAACATGGTGGCGCTCGCGTTGGGGAGCGACCTCACCACACTAGGGCTCAACCTCAACTCTCCAGA GAACTTGTATAATAACTTTGGTGGGCCATGGGCAGACCACCCGTGCAGAGCACAAGATATAG ATATTCCGTTGCACACATTTCCAGACTTCCACGTCCCATCGGAGTACCTGACTAACATCCACATCAGGCACAAGTTGGCGCCCATCAAGCTGAACCGGTACGGCGAGGACCTGCTGTTCTTCATGTTCTACACGGCAACGCAGGACGTGCTGCAGTTAGCTGCCGCTGCAGAGTT GTACAACCGAGACTGGAGGTACCACAAGGAGGAGAGAGTGTGGATCACGAGAGCGCCCGGGATGGAGCCCCACGTCAAAACCAACACGTATGAGAGGGGGACGTACTACTTCTTTGATGCCCAGGGCTGGAGAAAGGTCGCCAAGGAGTTCCATTTAGACTACGACAAGTTGGAAGACCGGCCCCACCTGCCCGCAACGTTGCATCACAACCCAGCGGCCCTCGCATAA